A window from Telopea speciosissima isolate NSW1024214 ecotype Mountain lineage chromosome 8, Tspe_v1, whole genome shotgun sequence encodes these proteins:
- the LOC122672684 gene encoding uncharacterized protein LOC122672684, with protein MESVGWEEEEEWELCNDGDFVYKRRKRRQDLSAAATAPPTSDPEAEQRQLRERKKRALLKLKEQYQNEIDQWQRMSHTLQAMDTRAQPQPFPSPPSSSSATESAKLPPPELDSSCRQLIDDLVLQAKAQEAIVQDLSNLCETVETLCKAEEERVKQSFIDLPIWATPSALVASLSDD; from the exons ATGGAGTCTGTGggttgggaggaagaagaagaatgggagtTGTGCAACGATGGCGATTTCGTttacaagaggaggaagagaaggcaAGACTTGAGCGCCGCTGCTACCGCACCACCGACTTCGGATCCGGAGGCAGAGCAGAGACAGCTTAGGGAACGGAAGAAGAGGGCGCTTTTAAAGTTGAAGGAACAGTACCAGAATGAGATCGATCAGTGGCAACGTATGTCCCACACACTCCAGGCCATGGATACTAGGGCCCAACCTCAACCGTTTCCTTCTCCTCCATCGTCGTCCTCCGCCACGGAGTCTGCTAAGCTACCGCCTCCGGAATTGGATTCCAGTTGCCGCCAATTAATCGATGACCTAGTCTTACAG GCGAAAGCGCAGGAAGCCATTGTTCAGGACCTTTCAAACCTTTGTGAAACTGTGGAAACCTTGTGTAAGGCGGAAGAGGAACGAGTAAAGCAGTCCTTCATCGACCTTCCCATATGGGCCACCCCTAGTGCCCTCGTGGCTTCTCTCTCTGATGACTGA